GCCGACCAGCGCGTGGTCGGGGATGAGGTGGTTCGGCACATCGTCCAGCTGGTCGAACCACCACAGGCTCAGGGTCGTGAGCAGTCCGCCCTTGCCCGGGATGCCCGGCTCGAGCACATGGTCGAAGGCGCTGACGCGGTCGCTGGCGACCACCAGCACGCTGTCGGTGTCGTCGAGCCCGTCCGCCCCGGTCGGGACGAACAGGTCCCGCACCTTGCCCGAGTAGACGTGGACCCATCCCGGAAGTTCGCTCACCCGTCCATCGTAGAGCGGGTGAGCGAACGGCCCGGGTCGGGCGGTCAGGTGAGCAGCTTTGCCTTGGCGGAGGCGAACTCCTCGTCGGTGAGCACGCCCTGCGTGTGCAGTGTGGCCAGCTGCTGGAGTTTCGCCATCATGTCGTCCCCGCCGCCGGCGACCGCGGGCTGAGCCGGCGCCGCCTGCTGCTGCAGCGCAGCCTGCTGAGCCGCTGCCTGCTGCGCCATCTGCTGCATCTCGAGCTGCTGTTGCTGCTGCTCGTACTGCTGCTGCTCGTACTGGTTCTGCGCTTTCTCCTGCTGGTGCCGCTGCACGCTGCCGGAGACCGCGGTCGCGGTCCCCGCGACGACTGCTGTGCGCGCCGCCATCCCGATCAGTCCCGGGCGTCCCATTCGCCTCAACGGCATGGTGTCCTCCTCAACTCTCCGTGGTCTCGAGCTCTTCGTACGCGTCGGACGCCACCGCATTCACGACGGGTGCGGGGATGCGCTCGCTGTGGAGCACGACACCTCCCGACTCGAAGAAACGGCTCGCCAGGTTCTTGGCCCAGAGGTGTTCGATCACGAGGATCGCTCCGGTGGATCCGGGCTCGAGGAGTTCGGCGATCTGCGAGACGTCCTCGTCGCCGGCGATGCCGCTGGCCTCGAGAGTGATGTCGGTCATCCCGATCTCGTCGCCGATCTCCTGCAGCTCGATGATGTCGACGCTGCCGTCGTCGTGGCGCTCGACGAAGACCAGGTCGAGGAGTCGGACCGTCCCGCTCTCGACCAGTTCGAGGATCGCCTCGACGACTCCTGGCGAGGGCCGATCCGTGTCGAACTGCGCGACCATGAACTCCGCCGGACCGTATTCG
This region of Leifsonia sp. fls2-241-R2A-40a genomic DNA includes:
- a CDS encoding SHOCT domain-containing protein yields the protein MPLRRMGRPGLIGMAARTAVVAGTATAVSGSVQRHQQEKAQNQYEQQQYEQQQQQLEMQQMAQQAAAQQAALQQQAAPAQPAVAGGGDDMMAKLQQLATLHTQGVLTDEEFASAKAKLLT
- a CDS encoding DUF6325 family protein, with amino-acid sequence MAEFEYGPAEFMVAQFDTDRPSPGVVEAILELVESGTVRLLDLVFVERHDDGSVDIIELQEIGDEIGMTDITLEASGIAGDEDVSQIAELLEPGSTGAILVIEHLWAKNLASRFFESGGVVLHSERIPAPVVNAVASDAYEELETTES